The following are encoded together in the Raphanus sativus cultivar WK10039 unplaced genomic scaffold, ASM80110v3 Scaffold2429, whole genome shotgun sequence genome:
- the LOC108814712 gene encoding GDSL esterase/lipase EXL1 encodes MDRRCSIHHHIISYLFPSSTSILFLCISFLVFFTTTTNALVRLPENTTVPAIIVFGDSIVDAGNNDDLITEARCDYPPYGIDFDGGVPTGRFSNGKVPTDILAEELGIKPTIPAYRDPNLRQEDLLTGVTFASGGAGYVPLTTQIAGGIPLSQQLKLFEEYIEKLNGMVGQERTTFIIKNSLFVIICGSNDIANNFFSLPTTQLQYNAASFTALMADNARSFATTLYQYGARRILMFGAPPIGCVPSQRTVAGGPTRDCVVRFNDACKLFNAKLSANIDGLSRTLQDTTLIYIDIYDPLLDLILNPQQYGFKVSNLGCCGTGLIEVTALCNNYTAAVCPVRSDYVFWDSFHPTETAYRNIVAKLLQRYLNRFF; translated from the exons ATGGACCGACGTTGTTCTATTCATCATCACATCATTTCGTATCTTTTTCCCTCTTCTACGTCCATACTATTTTTGTGTATTTCATTCCTTGTGTTTTTTACTACAACCACTAATGCTTTAGTGAGACTTCCGGAGAACACGACCGTTCCAGCTATAATAGTGTTCGGAGATTCAATTGTTGATGCCGGAAACAACGACGATTTGATAACGGAGGCTAGATGTGATTATCCTCCTTATGGTATTGATTTCGATGGTGGAGTTCCTACGGGAAGATTCTCCAATGGAAAAGTCCCCACTGATATTCTAG cGGAAGAATTAGGGATTAAGCCAACTATACCAGCATATCGAGATCCTAATCTAAGACAAGAAGATCTTCTAACCGGTGTAACATTTGCTTCGGGTGGTGCTGGTTATGTTCCTTTGACAACACAAATAGCG GGAGGAATACCATTATCGCAACAACTGAAACTTTTTGAagaatatatagagaaattgaATGGAATGGTGGGACAAGAGAGGACAACATTCATAATTAAGAATAGCTTGTTCGTTATTATATGTGGTAGTAACGATATCGCAAACAACTTCTTTAGTCTCCCTACGACTCAGCTCCAATACAACGCGGCTTCTTTCACTGCTCTTATGGCCGACAATGCTCGCTCTTTTGCTACG ACACTGTACCAATATGGTGCAAGAAGAATACTTATGTTTGGTGCACCACCAATAGGATGTGTCCCTTCGCAGAGAACTGTGGCTGGAGGACCAACAAGGGATTGTGTTGTTCGGTTTAATGATGCGTGTAAACTTTTCAATGCTAAACTCTCTGCAAATATTGATGGCTTGTCAAGAACCCTACAAGACACgactttaatatatattgacATCTATGATCCTCTTCTTGATCTCATCTTAAACCCTCAACAATATG GATTTAAGGTGAGTAATTTAGGATGTTGCGGAACCGGGTTAATAGAAGTGACTGCTTTATGCAACAACTATACAGCTGCTGTATGTCCCGTAAGATCAGATTATGTGTTCTGGGACAGTTTTCATCCCACTGAAACAGCTTACAGAAACATAGTTGCAAAGCTTCTTCAGAGATATCTCAACAGATTCTtctag